The genomic interval AACGACACCCGACGGTGccgcacgcgcccccacgcgcggGCTGTGCGAGTGGGCATCGCTGGCTGGGagtcatcttcttcctccagcaTGGGTGAAACGGGTCGAGCCCGACCCGGTTGCAGGCGGTCGGGTCTGGACGTGAAATTCCGGCGAAAACCGACGGAAAACTTTGGGATTTTGAGGGGTTTCGATCGGTATTGGATTTCTAGTCCATCTAGACTACTAATTTCGAGTTTTTAAGGCTCAATGTCTAGATCTCATGGCAAAAACAATCCGAAAAATTATGAACAAACAACAATCCGATTTTACAATGTGTGTTATCCAATTCGAAAAATTAAACGGGTAGAAACATTGTAAAGTAGTTGGTAATGAGATTTGCACTACCAATTTTAATGTATAAACAATAGAATCAAAAATCCCAAATTGAAtttcataaagaaaaaatacataaaccctaaaaaattaatcttaaaattctccTAATTTACTCAATGATTTTATGCAAGTAATATATCaaaagaaagagaatttaatgaggaataaaacccctaaacttttaagatcgaaaaataaaaaattcaacataaaataataacgaaattaatatgtaattggaaaaaaaaaataacatatacatattaattgttataaaaattataggttctaaatcatatacaataggcaatctgataccacatgttagaaaaattaataatgaacccaagatctatttgtatataacatagaacacaatagtaatatataataattaggtatgtgtacctgattgatccatagcaattatctctgtttgatccacagcagttactccactttgatagtgcaatactatcaactaagtcttcctccctagatctctaaatcagaagcagttttatttatctgattatcaaaaggtatacaattgtgatgagacaatatgtatttatagagttagggagaggacttagctacaaaaccctagttgggctgggcctgctcatcaaaggcttcagtcaactagaaaagcccacacttctgcttcacctagactttacacacagatgctaagcccattaacaattgatcaccaacaacatgggctaacacagcaaagaactatccaatcaacccaagttttaataaaaccaataaaacttaatgtaagcccaaataaaaagtctaacatttgTTAGCAAGTTTAAGGtatcatatatttttcaaaGTTAGCTACCAACATAAATTATTTATGTATACAATCTTGTACGTTGCACGTTTATATTTGtacacttaatattattattatttaaaaattataaaaaatattttcaaaatttataatattttttaaattttttattttttattttgataatttttttaattataaaataaattttgaaataatataaatatgccAACCTGTACAAAAGTGTACATATAAACAGTTTATAATGATTGTTAAATTTGGTATAAGTTGATTAATTTGGTATaagttgattaatttaaaaagttttaattaccaccaaaatttaaattagtGATACAGCAAGTAGGAtttaacggcaaaaaaaaaactctagtATATAAAGATAGATTATAAGCGAAAATTGAAGATTAACaacatagatatataaatataattttttttattagataaataaatttatatatatatatatatatatccatttCAATGATTTTTTCTTTTGTGAACAATGATCCATTTCAATACAtattatttctacaaaattaatGAATACCGATAATCTATAGCAAATTGATCATCACCTATTCATCATTTTGTATAggtaattaaaaacaaaacggcataattaattgattaaatttttttgtttaataattacttatttttaatattaatgacGTAATCAAATTTGAATGGAGTAAAAACATCAGCAGCGTCCTTTTCAATGACTTGTATTTGCTTCTTCAGTAAATGCATGTAAACAACCCAATCACCGTTCCCGGCGGCGCTCGGCATAGGCATAACATACCCCGAATCTCCGCCCCAAGGGAAATGGTACGACCCGAAAACCGGTTCACCCCACCCGAAATCAATCTCCTTCACCGGAAAACGCTGCCCGGATGACACCACGAACGCCGGCCCATCTTGGCTTCCCTGGCAGTATATCTTCGCCAGCCCCTGAACCGGCCGGTGAGCCTCCACCCAGTCAATTAGCCCCAAGAAATGCTCCTCCGTCACTGCCGTTTCAAGAAACTCACGCACTTCTCCGGCAACCCAACTTAGCGGCCTTTCAACAAGATCTTCCACTATCTTCCCTCCGAATGGAATCGAAAGAACGTTTCCAAAGTAAGATTCCATCTCGTCGGCACCGGCTTTCTTCCGACACAGACGCCGGCGTCCGTCCACCACTAAACCCATCTTGCAAATCTTTCCTGGGTGGTCGGAGGCGGCGCATTTGGCGACCATTTTCCAAAGGTAAGCGCTGAACGATTCGAGCTTTGTTGGGCGCTTGACGAGGTTTCCAGTATCAGCTTGGGCTTGGAGCCACTCCAGCTGCTCGGCCTTGACATAGTAGATCCTGCTGATGAGGTGGTCGGCGGCGGAAGCGGTGGATGAGGGAGGCGGAGGGAGAGCAGTTACAGGAACGTACATGTCGTCAATGGAGGAGTAGTTGTGGGGGGTAATTTGGTGGCGGCGGGGGTTGAGGAGAGATCGGCGGAAAGAGGGTCGAAGAGATAATCGTTTAGATTGAGCCATTTGAGCCCATGAAATGAAGAACATGTTAGCCGAATATGCATCAGCTATGCGGTGGTCAAATGTGCATGCTACCACTATCCCACCACACTTCAATTCAGTTACCTGTAATAATTTTTACTCTTATTTAGAATTTAGACAcataaaaaatgtatatatatatatactatttataAAACTTGTTAAAATGGTTTTTTAACACTAGTCGAGAATTACGACCATTTTCTACCTTCAAAATACACAGGTTAtatattctcaaaaaaaaaaaataaatattttgggagTTTGTTTTCATAGTTTTTTTCTGGATGTTTCATACGGGCCGACAGAAAAGTTGGATGGTGTGTACAgagttatttttgtaaaacactaataaaagtagaaaaaaaagtaaacaaagataatttatgtttttttttgccGGCCCTCAGCCCCTTTAAATATCAATTTCTTAGATATgagtattatattaatttttatatatatatatattacctgGACAGCCAGAACGCCACGCTTCTTGCCGGGAACCAATTTGCCCTCAAAGGAGTCATCTGGGTTGTACAAATCGAGGTCAGAGAGCTCCACGTCAGCGGAGGCTACAGAAAAGTCGACGCCGCCGTTGTTGCAGAGCAACTCGGGCTCTCCTTCGGCG from Cannabis sativa cultivar Pink pepper isolate KNU-18-1 chromosome 4, ASM2916894v1, whole genome shotgun sequence carries:
- the LOC115712264 gene encoding coniferyl alcohol acyltransferase, whose product is MVVSGGEEYHGTKVDHCFEVQVRETEVVAAALPMQDHWLPLSNLDLILPAVDVGVLFCYTNITSGSPTSTTNECFGAKVWALKKALAQALVTFYAFSGELVKNAEGEPELLCNNGGVDFSVASADVELSDLDLYNPDDSFEGKLVPGKKRGVLAVQVTELKCGGIVVACTFDHRIADAYSANMFFISWAQMAQSKRLSLRPSFRRSLLNPRRHQITPHNYSSIDDMYVPVTALPPPPSSTASAADHLISRIYYVKAEQLEWLQAQADTGNLVKRPTKLESFSAYLWKMVAKCAASDHPGKICKMGLVVDGRRRLCRKKAGADEMESYFGNVLSIPFGGKIVEDLVERPLSWVAGEVREFLETAVTEEHFLGLIDWVEAHRPVQGLAKIYCQGSQDGPAFVVSSGQRFPVKEIDFGWGEPVFGSYHFPWGGDSGYVMPMPSAAGNGDWVVYMHLLKKQIQVIEKDAADVFTPFKFDYVINIKNK